ACATCTTGCTCCAGGCCCTGGGGGGGAGGGCAAGGATGGGCAGTTAGACCTGGGGGCCAAGTGAGGGTACTGAGCCCAGACCCGGCCCGGGATGCAACCGGGGCAGACAGAGGACCATTATAGCTAAAGGCTGGAATGGTAGACATGAACACAGAAGTTGAACCAGAATATCAAATAAGGTTCTCAAACGGTGTTACTCAGGGAGCTGGGGTATGGGGTGGCCTCATGCCGCTGCTTTACATCCTGGGGCCCCACTCAGGCCCCACAGTGAGGCTCTCAGCTGGCTCTGAAAATCACGGGTCCAGGGCAAAAACAGCCCAGGGCCCCCCAGCTTGAGGCCAGCAGTACACACCTAGTCTCTCCCCAGGTTTGGCTCAGAGCCCAGGCTGAAATGCCAAGCAGGGAGCCTCTAGTGTCTGGAACCCTTAACAAATCACTCTGGATCTTGTTGATCCTTCGCAAAACCAAGGTCACACTCCAGAATAGCCCTGTCCTCATAGAGCCTTCTGCAGGCCCTGGGATGGGCCTGAGGGACCAGCTGGGGATGGGCCAAAGGgatctcctctctccacccctgcttCTAGCCCTCATCCCCCTCAGCTGTTCCAAAGAATCTTCCAGACCTGCCCTGGGAAGCGGCAGTTCTGTTTGTGGCAAAGGACGGACATGGGAGAGGGGCCTGGCCCCTGTCCCAGATTCCGTGCTGCAGACCCAGCAACTCAGGGGTCCAATCTACCCAGCCTGCCTGGCATGGTGTGAAGAGTAAGGGGTGGCAGCTGTGGGACCAGCCACTTTCACCCCTTCCCTGTCCACGATGGTCCATCAGGCTGCATGGAAGTCTCAGAACTGAGGTGACGTCACTCCAGAGAGGGTCTAAGGAGCTTCCCTgagggggacagacagacagatgcagAGGTCAGCAAAGCCCTCCAGGTACCATGGGGTGTGCCAGAATGCAGAGAGACAGCAGACagaaaggggaacagaaaaagaaatacatacacatagaaaataaggaagagatagaaagagagagagggagggagggagagcgagacaggcagagggagacaacgcagaaagaaattgaaagctggagacagagaaagggagagtcaTAATGACAGACAGCGttagggagactgaggcagagggagatatGCAGAAAGAAACTATGAGAGAAACCGTGGCCTCTCTGCCGTCCCCAAACACCAAGCCCCACTGGCCCTGGAGAGGAGCCTCACAGGCTCTTCGGAAAGAGGCCTCCAAcaagcccccagccccagagagGCTGGGTCTGACACATTCACGATAGAGCTGGCAGCCTCTGTGTCCAGGGCCCCACTCATACCCCAGGCACTCCTAGATGGAAACAAGCTGAGGGTCCAGGGCCCATCCCCTCTGGCAAGACCAGATGACATCTCCAAATTTATCCTGTTATTTCTGTCCTGAACCAGGCTGGGACAGGATGTTTCCAAAAGGATAAGGACTAGGATGGGGCGGGGGTGTCTGGCACAGGCCAGGcctggaggctccaggccctCCTTTCCCCTGAGGTCAGAATAGACCAGCTAGAGACACTGCACCCCAGCCCCCACAGCAGGACTATTCTTGGGGAAACAGGAACTGGAGACGCAGCCTCCACTGGAAGGAAATAGGGTCATAGTCAGACCAGGGGAAGCCATGAAGAGATCTCACTTCCTTACAATGggagcagcccccaccccaggctggggacacagagggatGGAGCTTTTCACTTTCAGAGAAAATTAGTCGGTTAAGTCAGGGCCTGAACGTGGCTTGtaatggaggggtgggggtggggagagtagtGCTAGGGAGTGTCAGCAAGGGCTGAGATCTTTGGTTCCAAGAGGGTTGGGGTCAGTCTGAAGAAGAGCTTAGGGGTGGCTGAGTACAGGAGGGTGAAAGACACTCAGGTCCCACCCTTAGTGGGTCATCTAGGAGATACGAGTATCATCTAGGCTCCAGGGCCTCAGTGGGGAAGTGAGGATGGAGGGCAGTGGGGAAACAGGTGGTGTCCAGGGTGGCCTGGGGTCTTAGTGGTGGAGGCAGTGGCTCCAGTTGGGGGTCTGAGGGTAGGATCCAGGGGATCCAGTGAAAGGGCCAATTACGAATCTGGGATCTCAGGGATCTGAGGAACTGGTCAGAATTCAGTGGTACTGGATTCTCAGAACTGAGTCTTGAATTCTACTTAGATGGGGGTTCAGATAATGAGTCTCAATGGGTCTGGGATCCAAGGAGTCTCAGTCCCAGAGTTAGGCTTGCAGGTCCGGAGTCCTCAGAGTTGGCTGTCAAGGGCTTGGCCTTTTCTGGGAGTGCGGGCTCCTGGGGTCCCAGTTCTCGTGGGTCTGGGGTCTCAGGGTCAGGTGCTCAAACTCCCTATCTGCGGGAAGTTTTGGCGGGCCTGGGGCTCCGGGGTCGGTCCCGAGAGCCTGCGATGGGGCCCAGTCTAAGGACCGGTGAggccgggctggggaggggcacactCACCTGCAGGCGGCGCAGGTAGGCGGGCGGCACGTAGCCCGTCTCGCCACTGCGCGCCCGCGCCGCCAGCCACCAGTGCGCGCTGCTGCGCTCCAGCACCAGGAAGGTCTCGCCCGCGGCGAACGCCAGCGCGTTGGGCTCCGCCGAGCGGAACGCGTAGAGCGCGCGATACatggggccgggccgggccgcgccGCGCCGGGGCAGTGGAGGTGGCGGGGGCTGCGGAACCAGGACGGCAGGCCCGGAGAACCGCgatcgccccgccccgccccgtgaCACACGACGCGtgcgcgcgcccgcccgcccgccagcCGCAGCCCCGCCTCCGGAGGGGGGCAGCCCCCGCGCGGATCGCGGCGCCCCCTGGCGGCTCCAAGCGGCGCGACCCGGTGCTGCTCGAGTCCGTCTCCAGTCGGCCTCCAGTCCGGTCCCGGTACCTCCGATTCCGAGACCACACACCCCTACCCCCGACCACTGGCTCCGCACCCTCCCGGGCGCCCCACCCCAGAGTCTCCGTCCTGGCCCTCCACTCAAACCGGGTGTGCGGCCGTCCTTCCTCCTTTGGCAGAGCCTGTGTCCTACGCTCTAGTCGCATGCGTCCCTGCCATCCCGGGGGAGTGGGTCCTGACCTACTAACAGTAGGGACGGCGACTCCGCGAGCGTAGTCCCATTGTTGGATCTCGCTGATTCGACACTTGGAGGCGCCTGTGGGGGGTCCGTCTCCTTGGTGTCCCAGGCCTCATGACCCCTCTCTGAGGAGTCCCTACTCCAGCCACACCGAAACCAGGTCGGCCATTCCCCAGTCCCAATTTCTCACGTCCTGgatgccccccccgcccccccccccccacactcccacTCCTTTCAATAGCTTCTCTCTACCCCTGTAATGTGGGTCTTTCCATAGggtttcctctgcctgggaccTAATTCCCTCCCTCACAGCATAAGGTCATTACTCTCCCAGTCGCTGTCATATTGCTCTATTGTCTTTATAGGACTTAACAACTCCAAACCATCTTATGTCTGATGAGCCCTTCTGAGCAGATAGAAGAAGAGCTggtaagggtggggaggggggtgctagGTAGCCTTAAGAGCTGGTTTGACCCTGCACACCTCCAATTAGCCTGGACTGGTCCTTGATgtcctgagggagggagggacccagGGGAGAGGCCCTAAGTGTCCTGGGGGCCTCCCATTCCTGTCCAGCCACATTTCCCACCAGAAGCCTGGGCCCAGGGTGTAGCGGGTATGGGCACAGCGAGGCCAGTACATGCAGTTGGCATTGGGGGACATAGTACACAGAGGCACAGTGGGCCTCAGAAAGGAGTGTGGGGCTGATAGAACTGGACATCAAGACCCTACCTTCTTGGCACTGggtctgcccttctccctggtgTCTGGTTCTGCAGTTCAAGACCTCCTGCCACACCTCCCAGTAACCCTCCTAGCACAGAAGTAGCTCTCTTCAGGGCCGCCCTGGCTACAGCTGCTTAGGAGAGGAGATTGGCATAGTTGTGGGTTGCAGTGGTGACAAGAGAGGACCCCCCTGCCTGGAACACCCTTTCTcactgacccccaccccctcatcctGCTGGGACCTTTTACCATGGAGTCCACCATCGCCAAAAGACCAGAGCCTGGCAGCTACCTGAGGCCTTGGTTTGGCTCCAGGACATCTGACATCACAATGACCAGCCAATTAGCTGCTGCCAGTGGTCCAGGAGATGGATCCAAGGTCTGGCACACCTGCTGCCCAACTTTGGCTTAAGTTGCATGGAAGACAGGAAAAGACCTGTATCAAGGGTCACGTAGTTCTTAGGGGATGCTGGGACACTAGGCCAGCACAGACCCAAAAGGAACCTAAGGTTATATGTGTGGAGGTCCTCTTTGGGTGACCTCAGTGTCCGTGAGGTGGGGGCAGTGGCAAGAATATTCCTGGGCTAGGGTAGAGGACACAGCACGTGTCAGGATTCTGAGGGCTGGGATGGGGTCTGGCTGTCTGCCCCTAGTTAAGAACGACAGCAGCACTGTGTACAATTAACAAAAAGATTTGTATTAGAACATTTACACTCAGGGAAGAAAGAGGTATCTGCATCATCAAATGTGGAATGTTgaagaaatagttaaaataaataaaagactccGAACGCGATTGGGGCTGGCTCAGGCTGGGACTCACAGAGGCCTCTGCACATCAGCTCCAGGCTGCAGGGGCCAACGCCTGGCCATACTGGCCTCCTCCCCGACGCAGCACAGCTGTGCCTGGGACACAGAGAGTCTCTCAGGTGCTGGTGCAGCCAGCAAACTCACTCCCCACTTTCCTCGCTTATCTCTGTGACAATGTCTATGAGGCTCTGGAGCCCGAAGATATAGCCAGCATCCTGGCCCTCATGTACCACGCTGTCCTCGCCATACAGCCTGCAGGTGGTGTGTGCAAAGTCGATCATGCGCACGTCCACTGAGCTGGTGCCGATGGGCTTGAAGGCATAGGCACCTGCAGACTCGTCAGCTGACTCCTCAGACAGGTCCTCCAAGTCCTCAGCATCTGAGTCCAGGGCCACCTCAGGCCATTCTTTGCCATCATAGATGACCAATAGGGAGCTTGAGTAGAAGCGGTAGGACTCCTGTCGCTCCAAAATGGCTTTGAGCTCAGCCAGCTTCTTAAGCACAGGGCCCAGGAGTTCACGGCGCAAATACCGACCattgtggaaaaattggaaaagtGCCTCCTTgaagccctgcactgacagctttcGTCCATGGTACTTGTTCATGAACATAAGCTGCCCACTCCCTGCCTGGTACACCTGTGGGAAGAGACCAGCAGGTTAGGTGCTGACAgctgtctcagagcctggaccctggggAACAGCAGCAATAGGACACCCCTGGATCAGATCCTTTAACCTGTTAAGTACACCAGTCATACAAGGCAATACCCTTTCTGATCTACCACCACTCAGGACGCAGCCCTCTGACCTGGTTCTGTCCTCAGACCCCTGCTTAGCATATCAGTTGGTGGAGAGGGCCTAACCATCTTGCCTTCATTCCCACTCCTGTCCAGAGACTCTGGACTCAGTCAACCAGCTCAGCCCCAGACAGTTCACCAGgcatgcatgctttttttttctaaccagaAAGCAACAGACTCACTCAGCCATGCTGAAATCTTGAGAAAACAGCAGGACTATGCCCACGGTGGAGAGTAGAAGCTACTGGATGCCCTAGCCAGCCTGTGGTATGCACCAGCACTCCCCTCACCTGCATGCCACACACACGGACACCGATGACCGCAGATGTGCTCTGCTGGCACTTGCGGATCTGGTTGGCTGCCTTCTCCTCTGAAGCATCATCACCATGCTGGCGGGTACCCATCTTGAGGTCCAGGACACAAGGCACCTCATAGCGGGAAGTCAGATTTTCCAGTAAGATGAATTCTGAGTGGTTAAGGACAATCCTCCCTCTAAAGAAAAGGTGCTGCTGCATGGGGGCTTTGCCACTCCAGGGCACAATGCCTGCACACAGTGCCTCAGAAAAGCCCAGGTCCACAGAAGGCCCCATCAGTCCTGCTATCCCCCATGTAGGGAGCCCAAGGCTGACTAGAGGGCTAAAATCGAAGAACTGAATTCTTGTCAGGGAACAGGCATGAGGACCGCCTGCATCCGCACTCAACATAGGCCTGGGCGACACACATATGGCACTGCCACAACTCAACAAGGTATGGGAACAGGGTTTCACACTGTCCTAAGTTTCAAACagaacatcaaataaataaatcccgTAACCTTCTATGTGAACTGGAAATATCTGCATAAACTCatgaaaaattttctctttaaaataaatgcgggggcgcctgggtggctcagtcagttgagcatctgacttgggttcaggtcacgattgcacagcttgtgagttcgagccctgcatcaggctctgtgctgacagctcagagcctggagcctgcttcggattctgtgtctccctctctctctgcccctaacccacttgcgttctgtctctctctctctcaagggtgaataaacattaaaaaaacctttttttaaataaaataaaagtgtatttccCAGCTGTGTGGCACTGAAAAGGTCTAGAAACAATGACCAGATAGTTGTGTGAGCGCCCTTAGTGTCCAGACCAGTTTTCCTAGGGCAGGGATTGGTGAACTATGGCTACTTGTACAGCCTATGAACTAGAAATcgttcttaaaattttaagttgtcaaaaaatatacataatacttCATGACACatggaaaattaaatgatatgCAAATCTTGGTGATCATAAACAGTTTCATTGGGGTATagtcatgctcattcatttacatgatTATCTATGACTACTTTCAAGCTACAGTGGCAGAGGTGTGGCAGAGGGTACAGCCTGTGAAGCCAGAAacatttactacctggccctctACTGAGCAGGTTTGTAACTCCTACCTCAGAGGAATGACTGAACTTACATCTAGAGTAGGAAATATACATGACCCTGGGCCATCTTTTCATACCAGAAAGTAAGAGAGTCGTCACAGACCACTATGATTGTGTCAGAAGGACTCGAGAGCCTattttaaagtactaaaaaaaaatttttttttaaatgtttatttatttttgagagacagagagagacagagcatgagtaggggaggggcagagagagagggagacacagaatccaaagcaggctccaggctctgagctgtcagcacagagcctgacgcgggggttGAACTctccagccatgagatcatgacctgagccgaagttggacgcttaaccaactgagccacccaggcgcttctcaAGAGcctattttaaaaggcaaaacaaaacatggaagaaTCTGTGCATCAGTAAAGATAAAACTGCAACGGACTAAAACCACATCAAATATGTCTAAATTCATAGGTTCATAATAAGGCCGAAAAACCCACTGGCATTTTGAATGGATGTTAAAAAACCCACCCATTATTCCAAATAGTCAGTAAATAATGTACCTTTCCTATATAAACTATACCTCAGTATAAGCATATAATTGATGAGAATAAGTTTATCTTTACAGATTCCAGCTAAGAAGGAATGACAAAATTAGAAAAGTGCCTAATGAAAAAATGGATCTAAGGCAATGGCAACACAGGCAAGACAGACAAATACTGCACTTCCTGATGGCCACTACCATTTCCAAGGGATCCTAGCTCCTACCTACCCCAAAACTGAACCTAAATCTGACCAAGCCTCTAGATCAAATTATCAAAACCTaatggaaacaaagagaaaagagtaaCATGTAAAAGACCACAGGGATGTAATCAGTAAA
This DNA window, taken from Panthera tigris isolate Pti1 chromosome A2, P.tigris_Pti1_mat1.1, whole genome shotgun sequence, encodes the following:
- the IP6K2 gene encoding inositol hexakisphosphate kinase 2 isoform X2, with product MSPAFRAMDVEPRTKGVLLEPFVHQVGGHSCVLRFNETTLCKPLVPREHQFYETLPAEMRKFTPQYKGVVSVRFEEDEDRNLCLIAYPLKGDHGIVDSVDNSDCEPKSKLLRWTNKKHHVLETEKSPKDWVRQHRKEEKMKSHKLEEEFEWLKKSEVLYYSVEKKGNVSSQLKHYNPWSMKCHQQQLQRMKENAKHRNQYKFILLENLTSRYEVPCVLDLKMGTRQHGDDASEEKAANQIRKCQQSTSAVIGVRVCGMQVYQAGSGQLMFMNKYHGRKLSVQGFKEALFQFFHNGRYLRRELLGPVLKKLAELKAILERQESYRFYSSSLLVIYDGKEWPEVALDSDAEDLEDLSEESADESAGAYAFKPIGTSSVDVRMIDFAHTTCRLYGEDSVVHEGQDAGYIFGLQSLIDIVTEISEESGE